TTGTGTTGCGATGTGTTGGTTGGGCCATAGGGCTAGAGTTAATACAACAGTTTAATGCCATATACAGCAGTCCAATTGGACCTAAGATACTGTACTGTTgggttgtgtggtgtgtggtacATCCAGGTctatgatatgttatgtggtGTGTGGTACATCCAGGTctatgatatgttatgtggtGTGTGGTACATCCAGGTCTATGATATgttatgtgttgttgtgtgtggtaCATCCAGGTCTATGATATgttatgtgttgttgtgtgtggtaCATCCAGGTCTATGATATgttatgtgttgttgtgtgtggtaCATCCAGGTCTATGATATgttatgtgttgttgtgtgtggtaCATCCAGGTCTATGATATgttatgtgttgttgtgtgtggtaCATCCAGGTctatgatatgttatgtggtGTGTGGTACATCCAGGTCTATGATATgttatgtgttgttgtgtgtggtaCATCCAGGTCTATGATATgttatgtgttgttgtgtgtggtaCATCCAGGTCTATGATATGTTATGTGTTGGGTTGGTTGGACCATGCAGAGTTGTGATATGAATTGATGAATGATAATATATGCCTATGAAATGAATAAGACGCCACCTGGAACTGGGTTTGGGTGGTTGGAACTGGGTTTGGGTGGTTAGAACTGGGTTTGGGTGGTTAGAACTGGGTTTGGGTGGTTGGAACTGGGTTTGGGTGGTTAGAACTGGGTTTGGGTGGTTGGAACTGGGTTTGGGTAGTTTGGGTGGTTGGAACTGGGTTTGGGTGGTTTGGGTGGTTGGAACTGGGTTTGGGTGGTTAGAACTGGGTTTGGGTGGTTAGAACTGGGTTTGGGTGGTTGGAACTGGGTTTTGGTGGTTAGAACTGGGTTTGGGTGGTTAGAACTGGGTTTGGGTGGTTGGAACTGAGTTTGGGTGGTTTGGGTGGTTGGAACTGGGTTTGGGTGGTTTGGGTGGTTGGAACTGGGTTTGGGTGGTTGGGGGTTGGAACTGGGTTTGGGTGGTTTGGGTGGTTGGAACTGGGTTTGAGTGGTTGGGTGGTTGGAACTGGGTTTGGGTGGTTGGGGATTGGAACTGGGTTTGGGTGGTTGGGGATTGGAACTGGGTTTGGGTGGTTGGGGGTTGGAACTGGGTTTGGGTGGTTGGGGATTGGAACTCGGTTTGGGTGGTTGGGGATTGGAACTGGGTTTGGGTGGTTGGGGATTGGAACCGGGTTTGGGTGGTTGGGGGTTGGAACTGGGTTTGGGTGGTTGGGGAGTGGAACTGGGTTTGGGTGGTTGGGGATTGGAACCGGGTTTGGGTGGTTGGGTGGTTGGAACCGGGTTTGGGTGGTTGGGTGGTTGGAACCGGGTTTGGGTGGTTGGGGATTGGAACCGGGTTTGGGTGGTTGGGTGGTTGGAACCGGGTTTGGGTGGTTGGGGATTGGAACCGGGTTTGGGTGGTTGGGGATTGGAACTGGGTTTGGGTGGTTGGAGGTTCTACAACTGACACTATTTTAGCTTGGTGTTAATTACCAGATCAGTAGATCTAGTTATGTTTAAGGAATTGATATATAGCTTAGTTAAACGGGGAATCATCCAGGAGGGTGGTGTACTGTAGGCCTTCAGGGAGGATGATGATGAACATAGTGTGAAGGAGGactgtgaggaggaggatgatgatgaacatggtgtgaaggaggactgtgaggaagaggatgatgaaCATAGTGTGAAGGAGGACtgtgaggaggatgatgatgaacatggtgtgaaggaggactgtgaggaggaggattatgaACATAGTGTGAAGGAGGACtgtgaggaggatgatgatgaacatggtgtgaaggaggactgtgaggaagaggaggatgaacaTAGTGTGAAGGAggactgtgaggaggaggaggatgaacatagtgtgaaggaggactgtgaggaggaggaggatcatGAACATAGTGTGAAGGAGGACTATGAGAAGGAGGATGATGAACATAGTGTGAAGGAGGActgtgaggaagaggatgacgaACATAGTGTGAAGGAGGACTGTGAGGGGGATGATGATGAACATGGTGTGAAGGAGGACTGTGAGGTGGAGGAGGATGAACATAGTGTGAAGGAGGACTGTGAGGACGAGGATGATGATGGACATAGTGTGAAGGAGGACTGTGAGGTGGAGGAGGATGAACATAGTGTGAAGGAggactgtgaggaggaggaggatgaacatAGTGTGAAGGAGGACTGTGAGGTGGAGGAGGATGAACATAGTGTGAAGGAGGactgtgaggaagaggaggatgatggACATAGTGTGAAGGAggactgtgaggaggaggaggatgaacatagtgtgaaggaggactgtgaggaggaggaggatgaacatAGTGTGAAGGAGGACTGTGAGGTGGAGGAGGATGAACATAGTGTGAAGGAGGActgtgaggaagaggatgatgaaCATAGGGTGAAGGAGGactatgaggaggaggatgatgaacaTAGTGTGAAGGAGGACtgtgaggaggatgatgatgaacatggtgtgaaggaggactgtgaggaggatgatgatgaacaTAGTGTGAAGGAGGACTGTGAGGTGGAGGAGGATGAACATAGTGTGAAGGAGGACTGTGAGGACGAGGATGATGATGGACATAGTGTGAAGGAggactgtgaggaggaggaggatgaacatAGTGTGAAGGAGGACTGTGAGGTGGAGGAGGATGAACATAGTGTGAAGGAGGActgtgaggaagaggatgatgaaCATAGGGTGAAGGAGGactatgaggaggaggatgatgaacaTAGTGTGAAGGAGGACtgtgaggaggatgatgatgaacaTGGTGTGAAGGAGGACTGTGATGAGGAGGATTATGACGAACATAGTGTGAAGGAGGACGGTGAGGGGGAGGTTGATGATGAACATAGTGTGAAGGAGGACTATGAGGAGGAGGTTGATGATGAACATAGTGTGAAGGAGGACTGTGAGGAGGATGATGAACATAGTGTGAAGGAggactgtgaggaggaggaggatgaacatGGTGTGAAGGAGGACTGTGAGGGGGAGGTTGATGATGGACATAGTGTGAAGGAGGACTGTGAGGGGGAGGATGATGATGAACATAGTGTGAAGGAGGACTGTGAGGAGGATGATGAACATAGTGTGAAGGaggactctgaggaggaggaggatgaacatAGTGTGAAGGAGGACTGTGAGTGAGGAGGATTAGGATGAACATAGTGTGAAGGAGGactgtgaggaggaggatgatgaacaTAGTGTGAAGGAGGACTGTGATGACGAGGATGATGATGAACATAGTGTGAAGGAGGactgtgaggaggaggatgatgaacaTAGTGTCAAGGAggactgtgaggaggaggaggatgaacatagtgtgaaggaggactgtgaggaggaggatgatgaacaTAGTGTGAAGGAggactgtgaggaggaggaggatgaacatagtgtgaaggaggactgtgaggaggaggaggatgatgaacaTAGTATGAAGGAGGACtgtgaggaggatgatgatgaacatggtgtgaaggaggactgtgaggaggaggaggatgaacatagtgtgaaggaggactgtgaggaagaggatgatgaaCATAGTGTGAAGGAGGActgtgaggaagaggatgatgaaCATAGTGTGAAGGAggactgtgaggaggaggaggatgaacatagtgtgaaggaggactgtgaggaggaggaggatgatgaacaTAGTATGAAGGAGGACtgtgaggaggatgatgatgaacatggtgtgaaggaggactgtgaggaggaggaggatgaacatagtgtgaaggaggactgtgaggaagaggatgatgaaCATAGTGTGAAGGAGGActgtgaggaagaggatgatgaaCATAGTGTGAAGGAGGactgtgaggaggaggatgatgaacaTAGTGTGAAGGAGGactgtgaggaggaggatgatgaacaTAGTGTGAAGGAGGActgtgaggaagaggatgatgaaCATAGTGTGAAGGAGGactgtgaggaggaggatgatgaacaTAGTGTGAAGGAGGactgtgaggaggaggatgatgaacaTAGTGTGAAGGAGGactgtgaggaggaggatgaacatagtgtgaaggaggactgtgaggaggaggaggatgatgatgaacaTAGTGTGAAGGAggactgtgaggaggaggaggatgaacatagtgtgaaggaggactgtgaggaggaggaggatgaacatAGTGTGAAGGAGGACTGTGAGGAGGATGAACATAGTGTGAAGGAggactgtgaggaggaggagggtggtggtgatgatgatggtgatggagaTTCTGATTTATATCTAATTGATAATGTGGGTCTGTGACACATTGTTGTAAGCACCATTCACGGTGGCCCATGGCGTCATGAAGGCCTCACTACACAAAACTAGCATATGTTTAATGTGTGTGTAACACATTTGTTACGTGTTCAGTGGTTCAAGAGGctttaggctgtgtgtgtgtgtgtgtgtgtgtctgtgtctgtgtctgtgtctgtgtctgtgtctgtgtctgtgtctgtgtctgtgtctgtgtgtctgtgtctgtgtctgtgtctgtgtctgtgtctgtgtctgtgtgtgtgtgtgtgtgtgtgtgtgtgtgcggtgaggTAGGGATGCAGAGCAGGATGCTGATCTCAGCAAACGAGGGCTAAAGCACCATCCAATGAACGatcgagagagaggtagaaaaaaACTAGTTAGGAATGAAATAAAGAAGTGAACGACagactctgtctctctttctctacataATTAGCTCTCTGGTTTTGACTAGATGGTATACAGCTACAGTCAGAATTAACTTTTCGTAGCAGGTCAGGAGAACTTACACAGAAGGTTAGGACATTTATTTAGCAGGTCAGGAGAACTTACACAGAAGGTTAGGACATTTATTTAGCAGGTCAGGAGAACTTACACAGAATGTTAGGACATTTATTTAGCAGGTCAGGAGAACTTACACCGAAGGTTAGGACATTTATTTAGCAGGTCAGGAGAACTTACTCAGAAGGTTAGGACATTTATTTAGCAGGTCAGGAGAACTTACACAGAAGGTTAGGACATTTATTTAGCAGGTCAGGAGAACTTACACAGAAGGTTAGGACATTTATTTAGCAGGTCAGGAGAACTTACACAGAAGGTTAGGACATTTATTTAGCAGGTCAGGAGAACTTACTCAGAAGGTTAGGACATTTATTTAGCAGGTCAGGAGAACTTACACAGAAGGTTAGGACATTTATTTAGCAGGTCAGGAGAACTTACACAGAAGGTTAGACATTTATTTAGCAGGTCAGGAGAACTTACTCAGAAAGTTAGGACATTTATTTAGCAAGTCAGGAGAACTTACACAGAAGGTTAGGACATTTATTTAGCAGGTCAGGAGAACTTACACAGAAGGTTAAGACATTTATTTTTTCAGGTCAGGAGAACTTACACAGAAGGTTAGGACATTTATTTAGCAGGTCAGGAGAACTTACTCAGAAGGTTAGGACATTTATTTAGCAGGTCAGGAGAACTTACACAGAAGGTTAGGACGTTTATTTAGCAGGTCAGGAGAACTTACTCAGAAGGTTAGGACATTTATTTAGCAGGTCAGGAGAACTTACACAGAAGGTTAGGACATTTATTTAGCAGGTCAGGAGAACTTACACAGAAGGTTAAGTCATTCATTTAGCAGGTCAGGAGAACTTACTCAGAAGGTTAGGACATTTATTTAGCAGGTCAGGAGAACTTACACAGAAGGTTAGGACATTTATTTAGCAGGtcaggaaaagggttagggttagctaaaatgcaaaaaaTTCTCCCTGACATCCAACTTTTTGACATAACCCTCCTATCCATCCCAACCTCTCTCCCTGTcatctccctcctcatctctctctctctctctctctttttctctcccttgtatctttctacctctctctcttcctccaccccccccccctctctcatccctcttcctctctctttgtctcacaTGATGAAAGTGAATGTGGCCAAAACACACCCAGGACGTGTGAAAACCACACGGACgactagagagaggaacagatggtgtcagagagagatggagagagggagggggggggggagagagatagtgggaatgcgggagggagggagagagagcgggaggtgaaagagagagatagctagAAAGAGCAGACATAGACACTGATGCATGGTGTTAGGTCATTAATACTGATAcaattcaagtgtgtgtgtggagttgaACACTGATAAATCAAGACGAGGGATTCAATCAATCGCCACTTTTTTCAGACACTATGAAGATGATTGTTATGCAAATGAAtatgtacaacacacacacacaccctggtctctgcCTGTGGCCCATAAAGATGGTGTCTGAGTCTCGTCTGTCTGGTGTAGAGCACAGATCAGTCACAGCTGACAGAGACCCTGGTGTGTACATGTGCGGCAGGTGATACAGTAACACCTGTTCAGCACGATCAATTACCTCagggaggcacacacacacgcacgcacgcacgcacgcacgcacgcacgcacgcacgcacgcacgcacgcacgcacgcacgcacgcacacacacacacacacacacacacacacacacacacacacacacacacacacacacacacacacacacacacacacacacacacacaccacacacatggtGCGGTCAGCCCACTGCCTGGCCCTGTTCAGAAAGATTCACCATTTGGGTCATTCACGCTTCAGTGTGCAATCACGAACACACTGTCTCACGTGAtgctacctccatctctctgtctctctctctctctggctctcaatGTCTTCTTCCTGGGGACAAGCTGTAGCTTGAAATCCGTGTATGTTTGCCTCCTGAGGGCCTCAGTGacagaagaggggacagagaggagagagagaggagaaatggtagatagtgtagacattgtataATTAACAACACggccagaggaggtgtggtatatggcgattataccacagctaagagctgttcttaggcacgacgcaacgcagagtaTATTGGtcgtataccacaaaccccagaggagcctaattgctgttataaactgattaacaacgtaattagagcagtaaaaatacatgttttgtcataaccgtgatataccacggctttcagccaatcagcattcagggctgttTATAACAGTAGCTATTTGGTCATTGTAGTAAAGCTCCAGGGTTGTGGGTCTGTCTGTGGTGTAACATGATGCTGGTCCTTACTGTGTGGGGCTGTGGGTGACCTGCCTGCCGTGTGGGATTCCCCAGGGAGGATAGACGGGAAAGCTGGTGCAATCTCcctcttactttctctctctttctgaaggtgtgtgtgtgtgtgtgtgtgtgtgtgtgtgtgtgtgtgtgtgtgtgtgtgtgtgtgtgtgtgtgtgtgtgtgtgtgtgtgtgtgtgtgtgtgtgtgtgtgtgtgtgtgtgtgtttggtgtgtgcaCTTGCGTGCGTACGTTCTTGTGAGCCGTTtgaaccatgtgtgtgtgtgtgcgtccgcaCCTGCAAATGTGTGAGTGTCCTGATTAGGTCTACATAGTAATTGTACAGATCTGAACTCTCTCCTTATAGACTGTAATTACTGATGATGAAACCTCTGAGCACTGTAGCAGTCCACACACTGTGTATagcagtgctctctctctgtgtgtgtgtgtgtgtgtgtgtgtgtgtgtgtgtgtgtgtgtgtgtgtgtgtgtgtgtgtgtgtgtgtgtgtgtgtgtgtgtgtgtgtgtgtgtgtgtgtgtgtgtgtgtgtttggtgtgtgcaCTTGCGTGCGTACGTTCTTGTGAGCCGTTtgaaccatgtgtgtgtgtgtgcgtccgcaCCTGCAAATGTGTGAGTGTCCTGATTAGGTCTACATAGTAATTGTACAGATCTGAACTCTCTCCTTATAGACTGTAATTACTGATGATGAAACCTCTGAGCACTGTAGCAGTCCACACACTGTGTATagcagtgctctctctctgtgtgtgtgtgtgtgtgtgtgtgtgtgtgtgtgtgtgtgtgtgtgtgtgtgtgtgtgtgtgtgtgtgtgtgtgtgtgtgtgtgtgtgtgtgtgtgtgtgtgtgtgtgtgtgtgtgtgtgtgtgtgtgtgtgtgtgtgtgtgtgtgtgtgtgtgtgtgtgtgttctgcctgGTTCTCCTCTCACATGAAAAGGAAAGAGAGAATATTAAAATGGGCGCCTAAAGAGACGCCTGCTGGATGTGGAtctagaacagaggagagaaggaggctaCAAAGACACGGGCAGAAGAAAGGACGAGCCAGAGaatgagggaagaggagagtggggggcagaggaagagaaagaaggagagaggcatAGTGAAagagatgcagagggagggacaggaagaggaagCTAAAGAGAGTCAGAAGGAAgggtgtacagagagagagagagagtgagagagagagagagagagagaaagaaaaaagaggGAGGGACCCAAGAGAAGAGAGTGtgaaagagaggcagagggaggtaCTGTGTGAAGAGAGAAGTAGTGAAAGCGATACAGGAGCTTGAATAGAATAGGGGGAAAGAGAAAGTCACAGAGGGAGGTTGGtgtaatgagagatggagagagaaagagcaacagagggacagagggaggttggtggaatgagagatggagagagaaagagcaacagagggacagagggaggttggtggaatgagagatggagagagaaagagcaacagAGGGAGGTTGGTGGAATgagagatggcgagagaaagagcaacagagggacagagggaggttggtggaatgagagatggagagagaaagagcaacagagggacagagggaggttgGTGGAATGAGAGATGCAGAGATGGAAGTTAGtgtaatgagagatggagagagaaagagtcacaGAGGGAGGTTGGTGGaatgagatatggagagagaaagagtcacaGCGGGACAGAGGGAGGTTGGTGGAATGATCGATGCAGAGATAAAGAtcaacagagggacagagggaggttgGTGGAATGAGAGATGCAGAGATAAagagcaacagagagacagagggaagttGGTGGAATGAGAGACGCAGGGATAAAGAgcaacagggagacagagggaggttggtggaatgagagatggagagagaaagagtcacaGAGGGAGGTTGgtggaatgagagatggagagataaagagagaatgAGTCACAGAGGGAGGTTGGTGGAATGATCGATGCAGAGAtaaagaggaacagagggaggttttgtggaatgagagatggagagataaagatCAACAGAGGGACAGAGCGAGGTTGGtgaaatgagagatggagagagaaagagggacagagggaggttggtggaatgagagatggagagagaaagagtcacTGAGGGAGGTTGGTGGAATGAGAgctggagagataaagagagaaagagcaacagagggacagagggaggttggtggaatgagagatggagagagaacgagtcagagggacagagggaggttggtggagtgagagatggagagagaaagagtcacaGAGGGAGGTTGGTGGAATGatagatggagagataaagagagaaaaaGTCACAGAGGGAGGTTGGTGGAATGATCGATGCAGAGATAAAgatcaacagagagacagagggaggttgGTGGAATGAGAGCCGCAGAGATAAAGAGcaacagagggatagagggaggttggtggaatgagagatggagagagaaagagcaacagagggacagagggaggttggtggaatgagagatggagagagaaagagcaacagagggacagagggaggttggtggaatgagagatggagagagaaagagtcacaGAGGGAGGTTGgtggaatgagagatggagagataaagagagaaagagtcacAGAGGGAGGTTGGTGGAATGATCGATGCAGAGATAaagaggaacagatggacagaGCGAGGTTGGtgaaatgagagatggagagataaagagggacagagggaggtttTGTGGAATGAGAGCTGGTGAGAtaaacagggacagagggaggttgGTGGAatgagagatgcagagagaaagagcaacagagggacagagggaggttgatggaatgagagatggagagagaaagagggacagagggaggttggtggaatgagagatggagagataaagagggacagagggaggttttgtggaatgagagatggagagataaagatCAACAGAGGGACAGAGCGAGGTTGgtggaatgagagatggagagataaagagggacagagggaggttggtggaatgagagatggagagataaagagggacagagggaggttggtggaatgagagatggagagataaagaggaacagagggaggttggtggaatgagagatggagggacagagggaggttggtggaatgagagatggagggtcAGAGGGAGGTTGgtggaatgagagatggagggacagagggaggttggtggaatgagagatggagagatagagggacagagggaggtttGTGGaatgagagataaagagagaaagagtcacAGAGCGAGGTTAgtggaatgagagatggagagataaagagggacagagggaggttggtgaaatgagagatggagagataaagagggacagagggaggttggtgaaatgagagatggagagataaagagggacagagggaggttaGTGGAATGAGAaatggagagataaagagggacagagggaggttggtg
The DNA window shown above is from Salvelinus fontinalis isolate EN_2023a chromosome 40, ASM2944872v1, whole genome shotgun sequence and carries:
- the LOC129839340 gene encoding glutamic acid-rich protein-like, with the translated sequence MKEDCEEDDDEHGVKEDCEEEEDEHSVKEDCEEEDDEHSVKEDCEEEDDEHSVKEDCEEEEDEHSVKEDCEEEEDDEHSMKEDCEEDDDEHGVKEDCEEEEDEHSVKEDCEEEDDEHSVKEDCEEEDDEHSVKEDCEEEDDEHSVKEDCEEEDDEHSVKEDCEEEDDEHSVKEDCEEEDDEHSVKEDCEEEDDEHSVKEDCEEEDEHSVKEDCEEEEDDDEHSVKEDCEEEEDEHSVKEDCEEEEDEHSVKEDCEEDEHSVKEDCEEEEGGGDDDGDGDSDLYLIDNVGL